The following DNA comes from Hordeum vulgare subsp. vulgare chromosome 3H, MorexV3_pseudomolecules_assembly, whole genome shotgun sequence.
TCTTCATCTGCAGCAATCACAAACTGATCCTTTTCTCAGGACGGCAAGACCAGGAATAATTCGAGACTGAAACTTACTTTCACCAGCcattgttttttttttgaaacggtGCAAAAGCTTTGCCTTATCTCATTaattaagaagaagagaattTTCCGATTGATTAACGGAAAATCTGACGAAAACCATTACAACACGTCCACATAGGACCCTAGTTTTGACGGTGATAATGGTCGTCCTGTGGTAGgggagcaacgacaacaacatgtcGGCCTCTAGTTTTTACGATGATAATGGTCGTCCTGTGGTCTAGAGATCTCGATATAATTTTTATTATATTTAAGATGCTTTATATTTTCGACGAGAAAGAAAGAGCGACAAACACAGAGTGTCACGTCGTCATCCACCATGGACGTGGTCGGCTCACGGCAACATATAGCCCGCTTGCCCCGGCGCCCTCCATCGATGCACGCAGCGGAACGGCGGCTCCTTTTCGTCGATCGTCACCTTCTTGTCTTGACcgactcgcccccccccccccccccccccccacctgtcATACATACATGCCGTACGGTACGGTATATAACTGTATACGCACACCCAATCCCGGGCACACAACGCAACAACACGCATAGACGAGGGTGGCCGCGGCTGGATCGATGGGCAGTCACGGGCCTGGCACGTCCATGTCGATGtccatggcgacggcggcggcggaggaggaggaggaggacaggacGCGGCTGTGCGACCTCCCGGAGGCGTGCGTGGCGCACGTGCTGGCGCTCACCTCCCCGCGGGACGCGTGCCGCTGCGCCGCCGTGTCGCCCTGCTTCCGCGACGCCGCCGAGTCGGACGCCGTCTGGGCGCGCTTCCTCCCGCCGGACTACCGCGCCATCCTCCAGCTGCAccaggcgccggcgccggcgcggaGCTTCCCCCTCTCGCGCTCCGGCTCcacggcgggggcgggggcggcgtcGAGCAAGAAGGAGACGTACCTCGGGCTCAGCGACGTGGCCGCGCTggtggacggcggcggcggcggcatggcGGTGTGGCTGGCCAGGGGGAGCGGGGCCAAGTGCGTGGCGCTGTCGGCGAGGAGGCTCAGCCTGCCGTGGGAGGACGGCGAGTTCAGCTGGAGGTGGACGCCCCACCCGCTCTCCAGGTACAAACATCCACCTCCATCCTTGTTCGCTTCTCATTTCCCCCCCACTCCGGATCAACCAACTCcattgccatcttttaactttaacTAAATCTCATGATCTATTCCGAGTGCTGTCTTTGGTGATCCTTAGAGTGCTGCTGGCCTGCTGCTGTAATTTTGTGGTTTATTAAAAAATTTATCGTGTGCATCCCGAATGATTTTAGGCGTTATCTCGATGTAAAAGCTGGATTTAATTGCTACTTATGCGATACTAGTACATTCTTTTTGTAAAATAATAACAGTACTCCATCCGTCACGGTTTGGAAGACAtagttaaacttgcgtgcgttttTAAAATAGACAACGTTTAAGGCGGGAAATCAATTATtcttattaattagtactagtactagtaatgCATGCGCCATTTCAATTTGCTGCTCACGGATTAGTATTAGTATTTTCTTAGTTGAAtaggcgcattagcatctacacctgTTACATCTCATAACCAATCGATGACTACCTTAATCACAGAGATTTTCGAGCGTGCCTTTTAAACCGTGACGGAAGGAATACTTTTCACCTAGAACACAAAGAACACCTATTAGTCTACAATGCATGCACGAACCTTCTCTTTTGTCGTTGTGCCTATTCCATTTCCTTCCAGATTCCAACCAAGAGGATGCAGCTAGCCAAGTCCAACGGCGAGACTTGTCGCGGAAATTCACGTCCACAAACCATGCGATCGTTTTCCCCCGACAGGGTCGTAGAAAACCGGCAGAAATCACCGACGCCAGGTAGGAATATTTCTTTTTTGAGGGGTCAGGCAGGAACAATTAGACAAGTGCATGCGCGTGCTTGTGGCCACGATGTAATAAAGTCAACTCCACCGCCACCGCACCTCCCCGATAATTTGGCATCCATCATCATCACTTGATCACTCGTCAACTTGCACACGTGATTACCCACTAATTGCCACAATAATCGCATCCTATCTGTGTCCATGAATCACATGAGTGAGGTGGATCGACGCCGGTAAGTTTGTCGGGAAATACACTTTGGTTCCTGGATGTATATGCATCTTATATGGAtttttttaataattaattaaaaagttaaaatagttttaaatAATTGTAGATTAAACTTGACTTTTTTCCCTGCTATTATATAAAATTTCATAAAAAAGTCAACATTGAATTCTGGACAAGAGAGACATAAATTATTTGCTATTATAGATCACTACCCACACTATTTTGATCGAAAATTTgtcttcaaaaaaaatcaaagcgTAATTTTATTTTTGTGGAGTTTTTCTTGTAGTTATAATGGAATGTCAAGTTTATTTCAAAGACATTTTTAAATTTTTTGTTGAGTTGCTTAATTTCTTTTGTATTTAATGTGTATATACACCAAGGTTTCAAAGATCCCCCTCCCAAGTTAGCCCTTCTATTACAAAGATTATTAAATATTTTACTACCAGTGGCGTCCTTGTGCTGATATTGACTATTATTAGCTGTCTGCCTTTCTCTTTCAGAAAATAAGCAGCTTTCTTCTTATACTACGCGGTTTCTCCAGTTGCGTCTGATTCCTTGTTCTAGATACAACATAAGTGCTCTCGCAGAAAAGAAAGATACAATATAAGTATAAATCGTCTCTGGAAAACTTTGACTGACTGAGTGTTGCTGATTTAAATGATTGGCAATGCCTTTACATTATATATCAACCTTTTTATACTTGCACATAGAGAAAAGTGATCGTCGCCGTAAGTAAAATGTTGCATCGCCACAACATGTTAATTAAAAAGGTAGATAGTAATAGTATGTGGTTGATCTTGAGTTATTAATCCgccgatgaagaaatcattccgcgCACCCACATAGATTTAACTGTAAAATTTGTATTATATATCAGGTTCGCGGACGTGGCCCAGCTGGTGGACTGCACATGCCTGGACATCTACGGCCGGCTCCCCACGGCGGAGCTGACGCCGGCCACCGCCTACGCGGCGTACCTCGTCTTCGCCACCACGGACGCCCACCGCGGCCTGAGCTTCCCGGACCAGGAGACGACGGTCAGCGTCGGCCGCAGTGCCCCGTGCCGCCAAACGGTGTGCCTCCGCCCCGACACCGCCGAGGCACGTAGGTTCAGGGGCGGGAATGTCGAGGCGAGGGGGCCGGCGCAGCGCGGCGACGGGTGGTGGGAGGTGGAGATGGGGCGGCTGCGCACCGGCGACGGGGCAGCGGTggtcggggaggaggtggcggtgaGCTTCGAGATGCTGGGGTGGTACCCCAAGCGCGGGCTCGTCGTGGAAGGCGTCGAGTTCAGGCCCCTGTGATGGATCGATACCGGAGACCTCGAGTTACTACGGACGTACGCGCACATTGCTTGTACGATGAATATCGGTTCATCCAGTCGGTGAGGTGGTATGTAATCGTGCGTGTGTAGGTTGTGAATAGTAATTTGGACAACTTTTTATTTCGAGTTTCTTAATTAGTGATGACAGGGACTGATTCTTCTGCCTTTTCTTTTTTTGCATTGCATGAGAGGTGTTTATATAGAAACATGGTACACATGCATATGCTCCTATGCACGTATATG
Coding sequences within:
- the LOC123439384 gene encoding F-box protein PP2-B10-like, coding for MGSHGPGTSMSMSMATAAAEEEEEDRTRLCDLPEACVAHVLALTSPRDACRCAAVSPCFRDAAESDAVWARFLPPDYRAILQLHQAPAPARSFPLSRSGSTAGAGAASSKKETYLGLSDVAALVDGGGGGMAVWLARGSGAKCVALSARRLSLPWEDGEFSWRWTPHPLSRFADVAQLVDCTCLDIYGRLPTAELTPATAYAAYLVFATTDAHRGLSFPDQETTVSVGRSAPCRQTVCLRPDTAEARRFRGGNVEARGPAQRGDGWWEVEMGRLRTGDGAAVVGEEVAVSFEMLGWYPKRGLVVEGVEFRPL